The Armatimonadota bacterium genome window below encodes:
- the lepB gene encoding signal peptidase I, translating to MPSSTLEYVDMVARTPLSQILVFSVSLTAIRIVSHFVSAKTPKHKQGFGVKFLSGISDLFDSLIYAAVFIFMVIRPYFFQTFQIPTGSLNPTLKVGDFIGLNKAIYRYSEPKRGDIVVFHPPAYACSPEQLRPNGDPKVDFVKRLIGLPGDVIEMKNGVIYVNGKLLWEPYWHFAEQTSQGDFRLFSQAETAAFQKQSWKLVNYKGKLIPLNYTQYDANAASPRSENFGRQPYYAAEPFIIRDPAEASSPEVRNLPAQKIPEGKFLFMGDNRNNSFDGRGWGLIDRDNIIGRAEFVWLPMNRFGGIRYVDNGSPKAPDAIVAEGMR from the coding sequence ATGCCGTCGTCAACGCTTGAATATGTGGACATGGTTGCGCGGACTCCGCTCAGCCAAATCCTTGTCTTCTCAGTGTCTCTGACGGCAATTCGAATCGTATCCCACTTCGTATCCGCTAAAACCCCAAAGCATAAACAGGGCTTCGGGGTTAAGTTCTTAAGTGGCATCAGCGATCTGTTCGATTCGTTGATCTACGCAGCCGTGTTCATCTTCATGGTGATCCGGCCCTACTTCTTCCAGACCTTCCAGATTCCGACCGGATCTTTGAACCCGACATTGAAAGTGGGAGACTTTATCGGCCTGAACAAGGCCATCTACCGATATTCCGAGCCAAAACGCGGGGACATCGTCGTTTTTCACCCCCCGGCCTACGCCTGCTCGCCCGAGCAGCTTCGACCGAACGGGGACCCGAAGGTCGACTTCGTGAAGCGCCTCATCGGTCTGCCCGGAGACGTGATCGAGATGAAGAACGGCGTGATCTACGTCAATGGCAAACTGCTTTGGGAACCCTATTGGCACTTTGCCGAACAGACCAGCCAGGGCGATTTCCGGCTGTTTTCCCAAGCCGAGACGGCGGCTTTTCAAAAGCAGAGTTGGAAACTTGTCAACTACAAAGGCAAGCTGATCCCGCTGAACTACACCCAGTATGATGCCAACGCGGCCTCGCCGCGGTCGGAGAATTTTGGTCGGCAACCCTACTACGCCGCCGAGCCGTTCATCATCCGTGATCCCGCCGAGGCAAGCTCGCCGGAAGTGCGAAATCTTCCCGCGCAAAAGATTCCCGAAGGCAAGTTCCTATTCATGGGCGACAACCGCAACAACTCGTTCGACGGACGCGGATGGGGTCTCATTGACCGAGACAACATCATCGGCCGCGCCGAGTTCGTCTGGCTTCCCATGAACCGCTTTGGCGGCATCCGGTACGTCGACAATGGTTCGCCAAAGGCTCCAGACGCGATTGTTGCCGAAGGGATGCGATAG
- the rplS gene encoding 50S ribosomal protein L19 yields the protein MSKQAILESVVAPNIKTDVPDIWPGDTVKVHVKVREGNKERIQLFEGTCIAVKHGGIAKTITLRKITSGVGVERTFPIHSPNVARFEVTRRGKVRRAKLYYLRGKVGKEARIKERR from the coding sequence ATGTCAAAACAAGCAATTTTGGAGAGCGTGGTCGCGCCTAACATCAAGACCGACGTTCCAGACATCTGGCCTGGTGACACCGTTAAGGTTCACGTTAAGGTCCGCGAAGGAAACAAAGAGCGAATCCAGCTTTTTGAAGGAACCTGCATCGCCGTCAAGCACGGTGGAATCGCTAAGACCATCACACTCCGCAAGATCACCAGCGGCGTCGGAGTCGAGCGAACCTTTCCCATCCACTCGCCAAACGTCGCCCGATTTGAAGTCACTCGTCGCGGTAAGGTTCGCCGAGCCAAGCTTTACTACCTTCGAGGCAAGGTCGGTAAGGAAGCCCGAATCAAAGAGCGACGATAA
- a CDS encoding ABC transporter ATP-binding protein, producing the protein MTGEVKVAIKDLRKQFVVSHSGIASIKSLLLFWRKRSYVHLEVLKGVSLEVRGGECVAVIGKNGAGKSTLLSLLARIYLPTSGSLEVKGRVAPLLELGAGFHNDLSGLENIYFNAVILGLTREQVKERLDSIVEFSELGEAIQAPVRTYSSGMMARLGFAIAIHVDAEVLIVDEVLAVGDQRFEQKCLERVEQFRRDGGAILLVSHQLPTVEKFADRVVWLKDGVVEMQGEPSAVIAEYVQRG; encoded by the coding sequence ATGACGGGCGAAGTCAAAGTAGCTATCAAGGATTTGCGGAAGCAGTTCGTGGTTTCGCATTCAGGAATTGCTTCCATCAAGTCCTTGCTGCTCTTCTGGCGCAAGCGGTCTTATGTCCATCTTGAAGTTCTAAAAGGCGTTTCTCTGGAGGTCAGAGGCGGTGAATGCGTGGCGGTCATCGGTAAGAATGGGGCAGGTAAGTCAACGTTGCTTTCCTTGCTGGCTCGAATCTATCTGCCAACTTCAGGATCGCTTGAAGTCAAGGGCCGAGTCGCCCCGTTGCTGGAACTGGGCGCAGGCTTTCACAACGACCTTTCTGGTCTAGAGAACATCTATTTCAATGCGGTGATTCTTGGGTTGACTCGCGAGCAGGTCAAGGAGCGATTGGATTCAATCGTTGAGTTCTCGGAACTCGGAGAAGCGATTCAGGCTCCTGTGCGGACATATTCTAGCGGAATGATGGCGCGGCTGGGGTTCGCTATAGCGATTCATGTCGATGCCGAGGTCTTGATCGTCGACGAAGTATTGGCGGTTGGTGACCAGCGGTTTGAGCAGAAGTGCCTGGAGAGAGTCGAACAGTTCCGCCGCGACGGCGGGGCGATATTGCTGGTCTCGCACCAGTTGCCGACAGTCGAGAAGTTCGCCGACCGGGTGGTCTGGCTGAAGGACGGGGTTGTAGAAATGCAGGGCGAACCTTCAGCGGTAATTGCTGAATATGTTCAGCGGGGTTGA
- a CDS encoding nitrilase-related carbon-nitrogen hydrolase — MTIALCQIPMDLTISGNTRHITEAIATSGADLAIFPECALTGYNYVMGGDISRPNLTTAFSAIKDACQQSSTAAILGAPWFARDDHEKPWNAAVVIDRQGEIVSVQPKIVFTDDEIRNDIFLPADVETRTAFRLNGKTCAILICSEFAGVVGSYTSSHCYRLLEGLNTKLDIVFVIGVMDMSPNSKGSPLSQEAARYFDADFVIVNTAEWGFGTPSGNLGGSKVVSRSGELLVQAPFDQTAITLITL, encoded by the coding sequence ATGACCATCGCGCTTTGCCAGATACCGATGGATCTGACCATAAGCGGAAATACCCGCCACATCACCGAAGCGATAGCTACCTCCGGTGCCGACTTGGCAATATTCCCCGAGTGCGCGCTGACGGGCTACAACTACGTAATGGGCGGAGACATTTCGCGGCCGAACCTCACCACAGCGTTCTCCGCGATCAAAGATGCCTGCCAGCAATCCAGCACCGCCGCTATTCTCGGCGCGCCATGGTTCGCTCGCGACGACCATGAAAAGCCCTGGAACGCCGCCGTCGTGATCGACCGGCAAGGAGAAATCGTCTCCGTTCAGCCCAAGATCGTCTTCACGGACGACGAGATTCGTAACGACATCTTCCTGCCCGCCGACGTCGAAACCCGGACCGCATTTCGCCTTAACGGCAAAACCTGCGCGATTCTGATCTGTTCCGAGTTCGCCGGAGTCGTTGGAAGCTACACCAGCAGCCACTGCTACCGACTTCTCGAAGGACTGAATACCAAACTCGACATCGTATTCGTGATCGGAGTCATGGATATGAGCCCGAATTCAAAGGGCAGCCCGCTCTCGCAAGAAGCGGCTCGGTACTTTGATGCCGACTTCGTGATCGTCAACACTGCCGAATGGGGCTTTGGAACCCCGAGCGGCAACCTCGGGGGAAGCAAGGTTGTTTCAAGGAGTGGCGAATTGCTTGTTCAAGCCCCATTTGATCAGACGGCAATTACGCTGATCACTCTTTAG